A stretch of DNA from Streptomyces gobiensis:
GACAACGAGATCTCCAGGATGGAGAGGATCGCGACCACTGCGAAGCCAGTCCAGCCCCAGAAGTACGCGGCGAAGACCAGCCCGGCGGCGGTGACGCCGAAGGACCAGCCGAAGGTTCTCAGGACCACTGACTACCCAATCTCTCGCATGGAGACCCCCCGCGCGCCATGCGCGGCCGGCCCGGCGGAACGCGGACCGTTTCTCGCGTAACGTCGACGCCGAAGTCTAGAGCGATGCCGCGAAGCCCTGACGCGTAGCCCTGCCCTACCGCGCGGAACTTCCATTCGCCGTTGTAACGGTACAGCTCGCCGAAGATCATGGCGGTTTCGGTGGAGGCGTCCTCGGTCAGGTCATAGCGCGCCAGCTCCAGCCCGTCTGCGTACCGAAGGGGAGAGCCCCCAACCCCACCCCTCCCCGAAACTGGGGGCTGCCGCCCCCAGACCCCCACAGTGTTGCGGGCACTCGCAGCCCCGCGAGGGGCTGTGGGTGGGCACAACACCGGCCACCGGTCCGCACCGGCCAACCCCGGGGCCCGGGGCGAAGCCCCGGTTTCCGGGAAGGGGCGGGTCAGGGGAAAACCCCCGGCACCGCAGCCAGGCGAAGCCCCGCCACGCGGCGGAGCCGCACACCGGCACAGCGGTAAAGGGCGGGATACGGGAACACCCACCCCGTGGCGATCTCAGACGTTGACGCCGAAATCCTGCGCAATACCCCGCAGACCCGACGCATAGCCCTGCCCCACCGCACGGAACTTCCACTCCGCACCGTGCCGGTACAGCTCGCCGAACACCATCGCGGTCTCCGTGGACGCATCCTCAGTCAGGTCATAGCGCGCCAGCTCCGAACCATCGGCCTGGTTGACCACCCGGATGTAAGCGTTACGGACCTGGCCAAAGCTCTGCTGCCGGGTCTCGGCGTCGTAGATCGACACCGGGAAGACGACCTTCTGGATCTGCGGTGGCACGGTGGCGAGGTTCACCTTGATGACCTCATCGTCGGTGGTGCCGGTACCGCCGACCAGCTCGTCACCCTGGTGCTCAACAGAGCCGTCGGGGCTCTTGAGGTTGTTGAAGAAGACGAAGTCCTGGTCGCTGGCGACCTTGCCCTGCGCGTTGGTGAGCAGCGCGCTGGCGTCCAGGTCGAAGTCCGCACCGGTGGTGGAGCGGGCCTCCCAGCCCAGGCCCACCATGACGGCGGTCAGGTTCGGGGCTTCCTTCGTCAGTGAGACGTTGCCGCCCTTGCTGAGGCTGACTCCCACGAGTCCTCCCAATTCGGTTCGATCTTCGATCATTCGATAAGGAGCACTACGTGCCCCCGTACATTACGGATGCCTGTGAAAGCAACGAGCCGATCCTGTGATCGGTTCCCCCGGTCACCGACCTACAGGCCCTTCAGGGCCTGCGCGTAGTCGTTCAGGTCGCGGGCGTCGGGCAGCCCGTTGACAACGGTCCAGCGCACCACGCCCTCCTTGTCGATGACGAAGGTGCCGCGCACCGCACACCCCTTCTCCTCATCGAAGACCCCATAGGCGCGGGAGACCTCGCCGTGCGGCCAGAAGTCCGACAGCAGCGGGTACTGAAGGTTCTCCTGCTCGGCGAATACGCGCAGCGAGAACGGGGCGTCGTTGGAGACCGCGAGCAGCTGTACATCGTCGTTGACGAACGTGGGGAGCTCATCGCGCAGGGCGCAGAGCTCCCCGGTGCACACGCCGGTGAAGGCGAAGGGGTAGAAGAGCAGGACGACGTTCTTCGCACCGCGGTAGTCGGAGAGCTTGACGGCTTCGCCGTGCTGGTTCTTCAGCTCAAAGTCCGGAGCCTTGGTGCCGACCTCGATCGCCATGGACTGGAATCCCTCCACTAGGGGGCACAGGGTGATGGGCCCACCCTATGCCCCGGCGGACAGCCGGAAGATAGCGAGCCCCCGGCGGCATGGGACCGCACGGGGGCTCGTCGTTTAACTGGTGTGGTGGCCCGGGCTCAGCCCTTGCCGGTGCGGCTGGCCTTCGGCGTGACCAAGCGGCT
This window harbors:
- a CDS encoding peroxiredoxin; protein product: MAIEVGTKAPDFELKNQHGEAVKLSDYRGAKNVVLLFYPFAFTGVCTGELCALRDELPTFVNDDVQLLAVSNDAPFSLRVFAEQENLQYPLLSDFWPHGEVSRAYGVFDEEKGCAVRGTFVIDKEGVVRWTVVNGLPDARDLNDYAQALKGL
- a CDS encoding TerD family protein, whose amino-acid sequence is MGVSLSKGGNVSLTKEAPNLTAVMVGLGWEARSTTGADFDLDASALLTNAQGKVASDQDFVFFNNLKSPDGSVEHQGDELVGGTGTTDDEVIKVNLATVPPQIQKVVFPVSIYDAETRQQSFGQVRNAYIRVVNQADGSELARYDLTEDASTETAMVFGELYRHGAEWKFRAVGQGYASGLRGIAQDFGVNV